A region from the Aegilops tauschii subsp. strangulata cultivar AL8/78 chromosome 5, Aet v6.0, whole genome shotgun sequence genome encodes:
- the LOC109758196 gene encoding sirohydrochlorin ferrochelatase, chloroplastic isoform X2 yields the protein MHPVSISFQPFTATPAGNFPSRTTNVRSRRDFVKLPTVERSSGYRAMNSGPNSASRSEMTGEQDYAVGENDGVIIVDHGSRRQESNLMLNDFVTMFRARTGYRIVEPAHMELAEPTIKEAFGKCVQQGASRIIVSPYFLSPGRHWKQDIPSLAAEASKEHSNVAYIVTAPLGLHELMVDIMNDRIKYCLRHVAGDADECAVCAGTGKCHLYS from the exons ATGCACCCTGTGTCAATCTCCTTTCAACCATTCACTGCAACTCCAGCGGGCAATTTTCCCTCAAG GACCACTAATGTGAGGTCTCGCCGTGATTTTGTCAAGTTGCCGACAGTTGAAAGAAGTAGTGGATACCGTGCCATGAATTCCGGACCAAATTCTGCTTCCAGGTCTGAAATGACTGGGGAACAGGATTATGCTGTGGGAGAGAATGATGGTGTGATCATAGTCGACCATGGGTCACGGCGACAGGAATCTAATCTCATGCTAA ACGATTTTGTTACTATGTTCAGGGCAAGGACTGGCTACAGGATTGTTGAGCCTGCTCACATG GAGCTCGCTGAGCCTACCATTAAAGAAGCATTTGGAAAATGTGTCCAGCAAGGAGCATCCCGCATTATTGTCAGCCCATATTTCCTCTCACCTGGACGGCACTGGAAACAA GATATACCTTCTTTAGCAGCAGAAGCCTCTAAAGAGCACTCTAACGTGGCCTACATTGTCACTGCTCCTCTTGGATTGCATGAGCTTATGGTG GATATTATGAATGACCGCATCAAGTACTGCCTGAGGCACGTTGCAGGCGATGCCGATGAGTGTGCAGTATGTGCTGGGACTGGAAAGTGCCACCTCTACTCCTGA
- the LOC109758196 gene encoding sirohydrochlorin ferrochelatase, chloroplastic isoform X1: MHPVSISFQPFTATPAGNFPSRTTNVRSRRDFVKLPTVERSSGYRAMNSGPNSASRSEMTGEQDYAVGENDGVIIVDHGSRRQESNLMLNDFVTMFRARTGYRIVEPAHMELAEPTIKEAFGKCVQQGASRIIVSPYFLSPGRHWKQDIPSLAAEASKEHSNVAYIVTAPLGLHELMVAIFSFFFDNQEEQSPLQYNLKVDWLQIPRQTCFCRIL; the protein is encoded by the exons ATGCACCCTGTGTCAATCTCCTTTCAACCATTCACTGCAACTCCAGCGGGCAATTTTCCCTCAAG GACCACTAATGTGAGGTCTCGCCGTGATTTTGTCAAGTTGCCGACAGTTGAAAGAAGTAGTGGATACCGTGCCATGAATTCCGGACCAAATTCTGCTTCCAGGTCTGAAATGACTGGGGAACAGGATTATGCTGTGGGAGAGAATGATGGTGTGATCATAGTCGACCATGGGTCACGGCGACAGGAATCTAATCTCATGCTAA ACGATTTTGTTACTATGTTCAGGGCAAGGACTGGCTACAGGATTGTTGAGCCTGCTCACATG GAGCTCGCTGAGCCTACCATTAAAGAAGCATTTGGAAAATGTGTCCAGCAAGGAGCATCCCGCATTATTGTCAGCCCATATTTCCTCTCACCTGGACGGCACTGGAAACAA GATATACCTTCTTTAGCAGCAGAAGCCTCTAAAGAGCACTCTAACGTGGCCTACATTGTCACTGCTCCTCTTGGATTGCATGAGCTTATGGTG GCaatcttctcttttttttttgacAATCAAGAAGAGCAATCTCCTCTTCAGTATAATCTCAAAGTTGATTGGCTACAAATTCCACGGCAAACATGTTTCTGTAGGATATTATGA